In one window of Drosophila innubila isolate TH190305 chromosome 2L unlocalized genomic scaffold, UK_Dinn_1.0 4_B_2L, whole genome shotgun sequence DNA:
- the LOC117779488 gene encoding glycerol-3-phosphate dehydrogenase, mitochondrial: protein MIPRIQMGLKRCFQAHPKGMFSSLGNIFCRNQSDECEVNWTRIPTRRQQLSSLRQEDFDVLVIGGGAIGCGCALEAATRGLKTALIEAGDFGNGASCKSSKLVEGGSSYLQAAIQGADLQQIYMLQQVLTERATMLRIAPHLNRVQPMLMPIYSPLRLPFYWLGLKVYDAMAGMANVRASHFLSQEDTLNEFPLLRRQGLLGSLVYYDGQMDDARMCLALAMTAAKNNATVANYVKLQKLMPPEDNQGCRKAVVEDTLTKSPFMISSRCLINATGAGTDVVRKLDDCKVNSIALPKVGTHIALPGHFGSSHCGLLFPSQQLGEETMFMLPFENRVLVGSVYVEPEESKCFTTAPKIEQIDCLLAQTREVLDDCALLRPDHVLSAWTGVMPSIMCPTSNRNEGEESDIELVPNFLIEVSGNQMITLAGGRWSSYRVMASDAIDAAIEHCCLEPQIDVSSTQNLLLDGAEDYYSMLPLDLVQHYDLPMDVAQHLSESYGCNAFQLLMKTTQCDRQRLHPHFPYIKAEVDYACRREYACQLVDVIARRLRVAFVDASAAYQMLPTVLEIMSKPLAWDEHAQELQLKAAKQFLMQQMGLGSVVKYNPLFTDQKEDIKASKSQESVAKSDSNSREYRRTLTKASTSTDIGSNNQTDIAYHPITAIADTVEETRANTTETSEITTSGPVYRNNMDPKRVVVPVLNNTITSLSDEMQPFSGSTSDMMNSRHPDSLAGRISRFQSRDRAPLKTSSLKCEAQPTRQNDLDQTMGTTGKIDKLNSIKPINNKAGVTHQQQTVDTVSNDNPGYFSSSQAAQSYKVSDNEIPVAKKKTTVTNQAVNNNTLPGGPSLSKTVGNISTPNQHPKHTSSSTSIYKTGLGNGLVVWEWWPEVAVKQRVRSKDWHIGPKR from the exons ATGATACCAAGAATCCAGATGGGACTGAAACGATGCTTCCAGGCGCATCCAAAAGGAATGTTTTCTTCGTTGGGCAACATTTTTTGCAGAAATCAAAGTGATGAGTGTGAGGTGAACTGGACACGAATTCCGACACGACGACAACAGTTGAGTTCACTTAGGCAGGAGGACTTCGATGTGTTGGTGATCGGAGGAGGCGCCATTGGCTGCGGCTGTGCCTTGGAGGCAGCAACAAGAGGTCTCAAGACGGCGCTGATTGAGGCAGGAGACTTTGGGAATGGGGCAAGTTGCAAGTCAAGCAAACTTGTGGAAGGTGGCAGCTCGTATCTTCAGGCTGCAATTCAAGGGGCAGATCTACAGCAGATCTACATGTTGCAACAGGTGCTGACCGAACGTGCCACAATGCTGAGGATCGCGCCCCATCTGAATCGAGTGCAGCCAATGCTGATGCCCATCTACAGCCCGTTGCGACTGCCATTCTATTGGCTGGGCCTAAAGGTCTACGACGCCATGGCCGGCATGGCCAATGTGCGTGCCTCTCACTTTCTGTCCCAGGAGGATACCCTCAATGAGTTCCCTCTGCTGCGTCGTCAGGGGCTTCTCGGCTCGTTGGTGTACTACGACGGGCAGATGGACGATGCTCGTATGTGTCTGGCGTTGGCCATGACAGCTGCTAAAAATAATGCAACAGTGGCGAACTATGTTAAGTTGCAGAAACTTATGCCGCCTGAGGACAATCAAGGCTGCAGGAAAGCTGTAGTCGAAGATACGCTAACCAAATCCCCATTTATGATCAGCAGTCGGTGTCTGATCAATGCGACTGGTGCGGGAACGGATGTGGTGAGAAAACTGGATGACTGCAAAGTCAATTCCATAGCTCTGCCCAAAGTGGGCACCCACATCGCCCTGCCCGGTCACTTTGGTTCGTCCCACTGTGGTCTACTCTTTCCCAGCCAACAGTTGGGGGAGGAAACTATGTTCATGCTTCCCTTTGAAAATCGTGTCCTTGTTGGAAGTGTCTATGTTGAGCCGGAAGAGTCCAAGTGCTTTACAACAGCCCCAAAGATCGAACAGATCGATTGTCTGCTAGCACAAACGAGGGAGGTCTTAGATGATTGCGCTCTTCTTCGGCCGGATCATGTGCTCAGCGCCTGGACGGGTGTAATGCCCTCCATAATGTGCCCCACATCCAATCGTAATGAGGGCGAGGAGTCCGACATAGAGCTGGTGCCCAACTTCCTCATCGAGGTGAGCGGCAACCAGATGATTACCTTGGCAGGAGGACGTTGGAGCTCCTACCGTGTAATGGCCTCCGATGCCATCGATGCGGCCATTGAGCATTGCTGTCTGGAGCCACAAATTGATGTGAGTTCCACGCAGAATTTGTTGCTCGATGGAGCCGAAGATTATTACAGCATGTTGCCCCTGGATTTGGTACAGCACTACGATCTGCCCATGGATGTGGCACAACATCTGTCCGAATCCTATGGCTGCAATGCCTTTCAGCTGCTCATGAAGACCACGCAATGTGATAGACAAAGACTGCATCCCCATTTCCCCTACATCAAAGCCGAAGTGGACTATGCCTGCCGAAGGGAGTACGCCTGTCAACTGGTCGATGTGATTGCTCGTCGTCTACGTGTGGCTTTTGTGGATGCCTCGGCGGCTTACCAGATGCTGCCCACCGTGCTGGAGATCATGTCCAAGCCCCTCGCCTGGGATGAGCATGCACAAGAGCTACAGCTTAAGGCTGCCAAGCAGTTCCTCATGCAGCAAATGGGTCTCGGCTCTGTTGTAAAGTACAACCCGCTTTTTACGGACCAAAAGGAAGACATCAAGGCATCCAAAAGTCAAGAGAGTGTTGCAAAGTCCGACTCTAACTCCCGTGAATACAGAAGAACCTTAACAAAAGCCAGCACAAGTACTGACATTGGAAGCAACAACCAGACGGACATTGCCTATCATCCCATCACAGCAATCGCAGATACTGTTGAGGAAACGAGGGCAAACACCACTGAGACTTCAGAGATTACAACTTCTGGACCTGTGTATCGAAATAACATGGATCCCAAACGAGTGGTTGTTCCTGTCCTTAATAATACTATCACATCACTATCCGATGAGATGCAACCCTTCAGTGGTAGTACCTCTGATATGATGAATAGTCGTCACCCTGATTCTCTAGCTGGTCGTATCTCACGATTCCAAAGTAGGGATAGAGCTCCATTGAAAACCTCAAGTCTTAAGTGCGAAGCTCAGCCAACAAGACAGAATGATCTGGACCAAACCATGGGAACTACCGGAAAAATAGATAAACTAAATAGTATCAAACCCATTAACAACAAAGCTGGAGTAACtcaccaacaacaaactgtCGACACGGTTTCTAATGACAACCCTGGCTATTTTTCTAGCTCCCAAGCTGCCCAGTCATACAAAGTGAGTGATAATGAAATTCCAGTTGCCAAAAAGAAGACCACAGTGACAAACCAAgcagttaataataatactctGCCGGGTGGTCCCAGTCTCTCCAAAACTGTTGGCAATATCAGTACTCCAAACCAGCATCCAAAAC ATACAAGTAGCAGTACGAGTATCTACAAAACAGGACTTGGCAATGGTCTGGTAGTGTGGGAGTGGTGGCCAGAGGTGGCAGTAAAACAGCGAGTAAGATCCAAGGACTGGCACATTGGGCCAAAACGATAA